The following are from one region of the Actinoplanes sp. L3-i22 genome:
- a CDS encoding SAM-dependent methyltransferase → MTEESRFDTRVAHSARVRNYLLGGKDNFQVDRTVAEAMVTAIPGLPRMVHENRAFLRRAARIMAEQLGIRQFLVLGTDLPTSLNLHEIVQAIEHSTRVVYVDNDPFVLAVARALLTSHPQGHCAYVDADLRDPRTILADPALTGVLDLSRPVGVTLTSVLTLVADEDDPWGKVAELRDAMPSGSCVAITHPSADFDPEPVNQAVAVARGAGMTLVPRTREQVAGFLGDWVLLAPGLVPAAAWRPDPGAFEPADAVCWAGVACKP, encoded by the coding sequence GTGACTGAAGAGAGCCGTTTCGACACCAGAGTTGCGCATTCGGCGCGTGTCCGTAACTACCTGCTGGGTGGTAAGGACAACTTCCAGGTCGACCGCACGGTCGCCGAAGCCATGGTCACCGCCATTCCCGGCCTGCCGCGCATGGTCCACGAGAACCGCGCATTTCTCCGCCGTGCCGCCCGGATCATGGCCGAGCAGCTGGGCATCCGCCAGTTCCTTGTCCTCGGCACCGACCTGCCTACCTCGTTGAACCTGCACGAGATCGTCCAGGCCATCGAGCACAGCACGCGGGTGGTCTACGTGGACAATGATCCATTCGTGCTGGCCGTCGCCCGGGCGTTGCTGACCAGCCATCCTCAGGGCCATTGCGCGTACGTTGACGCTGACCTGCGGGACCCGCGAACGATCCTGGCCGATCCGGCACTTACCGGTGTGCTCGACCTGAGCCGGCCGGTCGGTGTGACCCTGACGTCGGTCTTGACGCTGGTTGCCGATGAGGACGACCCGTGGGGCAAGGTCGCCGAGTTACGGGACGCGATGCCGTCGGGCAGCTGTGTGGCGATCACGCACCCAAGCGCCGACTTCGATCCTGAACCGGTCAACCAGGCCGTTGCCGTAGCCAGGGGGGCCGGGATGACCTTGGTCCCGAGAACGCGGGAGCAGGTCGCCGGTTTCTTAGGTGACTGGGTGCTGCTGGCGCCAGGGCTGGTCCCGGCCGCGGCGTGGCGCCCGGACCCGGGCGCTTTCGAGCCCGCAGACGCCGTGTGCTGGGCGGGAGTGGCATGCAAGCCCTGA
- a CDS encoding SAM-dependent methyltransferase, producing MASHAQTTERPEDLTSAEASSESSEFTPNKVLMDLMKCTPSAEDKLPDGSPARIDRPEAVDAINAIMKKEFPGIDFAKIYGGLLDDRELGRYERGEVHWPSEYRRTAMRIFFGVDTDKKLGFSRRRLALQPVLDPQQLNREDGSEAAESAGGAAVQALTGSRPAAAHRGRSRTVDASTAHPARVYDYWLGGKDNFAVDRAFADTLTTKFPWVPTAARSNRDFRVRAVEAVAAAGVRQFLDIGTGLPAPGNTHEVAQRITPQARVLYVDNDPMVGVHQRALMTGSREGRTDYVEADIRQPRLIFDDPALANTLDLREPVCLVLAAVLHFIPDLAEAQRIVRALLDPLPSGSFLIVSHGTPDFVTPQEAAEYERMYTAGEAIARTRTKDEIATFFTDLDILDPGYVAVSEWRPADESDKRPKPHDVSLYGVVGRVR from the coding sequence ATGGCCAGCCATGCCCAGACGACTGAACGACCCGAGGACCTGACATCCGCAGAGGCCTCATCGGAGTCGTCGGAGTTCACGCCGAATAAGGTACTGATGGACCTGATGAAGTGCACGCCTTCGGCAGAAGACAAGCTGCCTGATGGCAGCCCCGCTCGGATTGATCGGCCCGAGGCGGTGGACGCCATCAACGCGATCATGAAGAAGGAGTTCCCGGGCATCGATTTCGCCAAGATCTACGGCGGTCTTCTCGACGACCGTGAACTCGGCCGCTACGAGCGCGGCGAAGTCCACTGGCCGTCCGAATACCGGCGTACCGCGATGCGCATCTTCTTCGGGGTGGACACGGACAAGAAGCTCGGTTTCTCCCGCCGCCGGCTGGCGCTTCAACCCGTGCTCGACCCTCAGCAGCTCAACCGCGAGGACGGCAGTGAGGCAGCAGAGTCCGCCGGCGGCGCGGCAGTCCAGGCTCTGACAGGCAGCCGGCCCGCGGCTGCGCATCGGGGGAGGTCACGGACGGTGGACGCCAGCACGGCACATCCCGCTCGCGTGTACGACTATTGGCTGGGCGGCAAGGACAACTTCGCTGTCGACCGAGCGTTCGCCGACACGCTCACCACGAAGTTCCCGTGGGTACCGACCGCGGCCCGGTCGAACCGTGATTTCCGGGTCCGGGCGGTTGAGGCGGTAGCGGCGGCCGGTGTCCGCCAGTTTTTGGACATCGGCACCGGCCTGCCCGCGCCGGGCAACACCCATGAGGTCGCGCAGCGGATCACCCCGCAGGCCCGAGTGCTGTATGTCGACAATGACCCGATGGTCGGCGTTCATCAGCGAGCCCTGATGACCGGGAGCCGCGAAGGCCGCACCGACTACGTCGAAGCCGACATCCGCCAGCCCCGCCTCATTTTCGATGATCCGGCCCTGGCGAACACGCTGGACCTGCGGGAGCCGGTCTGCCTGGTGCTGGCCGCCGTGCTGCATTTCATCCCCGACCTGGCCGAGGCCCAGCGCATCGTCCGGGCGCTGCTGGACCCGCTCCCCTCAGGGAGCTTTCTGATCGTCTCGCACGGCACGCCCGACTTCGTGACGCCGCAAGAGGCCGCGGAGTACGAGCGGATGTACACCGCCGGCGAAGCCATCGCCCGGACCAGGACGAAAGACGAGATCGCAACGTTCTTCACCGACCTGGACATCCTGGATCCCGGGTACGTCGCAGTCAGCGAATGGCGGCCCGCCGACGAGTCCGACAAACGGCCAAAGCCCCACGACGTCAGCCTCTACGGCGTCGTCGGCCGCGTTCGATAA
- a CDS encoding GPP34 family phosphoprotein: MSYPHPQDLHDPRQYPPTPRHAAGHNWSPGPYAGPAAPGGDQPIPAGYPVGQTPSHATPAVPPAVPAAGPPHTVAQYAVVAPRPSRPSAWPRFGDDLFRLAHDGGRLFVDQDLIALGLACAMLAELGAGQHIDVDQQGRVVVVNRRPPPDALAHTVLDQLAAEPEPVHVYDCLRFLSKDAYQQVARRMVLSGDLREITRKRLFGGQRTSYAPTDNNTAYWACARLNTSMSKGRDFDPFDRVLVGLLLSTGVYRRVFENTSGSAVTQLTAYSRQTRQPIPALLGHLDSFVGNTASTVTAR; encoded by the coding sequence ATGTCCTACCCGCATCCGCAGGATCTGCACGATCCGCGCCAGTACCCGCCCACGCCCCGGCACGCCGCCGGCCACAACTGGTCACCGGGCCCCTACGCCGGACCCGCCGCGCCGGGCGGCGATCAGCCCATCCCGGCCGGCTACCCCGTCGGCCAGACGCCGTCGCACGCCACGCCTGCTGTGCCGCCTGCGGTTCCGGCCGCCGGCCCACCGCACACCGTCGCTCAGTACGCCGTCGTGGCCCCTCGTCCCTCACGCCCGTCGGCGTGGCCCCGATTCGGCGACGACCTGTTTCGCCTGGCCCACGATGGAGGGAGGCTTTTCGTGGACCAGGATCTGATCGCGCTCGGGTTGGCCTGCGCGATGCTGGCCGAGCTGGGGGCCGGCCAGCACATCGACGTCGACCAGCAGGGCCGGGTCGTGGTCGTCAACCGCCGGCCGCCGCCCGACGCGCTGGCGCACACCGTGCTGGACCAGCTGGCCGCCGAACCCGAACCGGTGCACGTCTATGACTGCCTACGGTTCTTGTCCAAGGACGCCTACCAGCAGGTCGCCCGGCGCATGGTGCTCTCCGGTGATCTGCGGGAGATCACCCGTAAGCGGCTGTTCGGCGGGCAGCGCACCAGTTACGCGCCGACCGACAACAACACGGCGTACTGGGCGTGCGCACGGCTGAACACCAGCATGAGCAAAGGCCGCGACTTCGACCCGTTCGACCGGGTCCTGGTCGGTCTGCTGCTGTCCACCGGCGTGTACCGGCGCGTCTTCGAGAACACCTCCGGCTCCGCGGTCACCCAGCTGACCGCATACAGCCGGCAGACCCGCCAGCCGATCCCCGCTCTGCTCGGACATCTCGACAGCTTTGTCGGCAACACCGCCTCGACGGTCACGGCGCGCTGA
- a CDS encoding APC family permease has protein sequence MSESPRSHPVSPVRQALAANRLGIFAVIAFMIGAAAPFTVLGGGAPTGWAVTGLLGIPLGYMLIAVVLCVFSIGYLAMSRRIVNSGAFYTYVTHGLGRVAGVAAAAVAVLAYCAMGDGLYGGLGPAGTDFVASLTGWSGPWWLWALIGWAIITVLGIMPVDAVGKVLTVLLLAEIGVSLTYAIVQIAHPAGGHAEYTAIDPSQLLTPGIGVLLTLAITGFVGFEGGPVLSEETKNPVRTVPTATYSSLILIGGLYGFGALAMTVAAGPANIVQAATEQSTSLIFNLTAPYVPAWLITVGHGLYFTSLFAATLSFHQFVTRYLYALGRERVLFHALATTSVRSRIPKTASLVQSAIAFAVICLFAYAGWDPVVNLFFWITVTGGLGVLILMLITSVAVFAYFLRRTNRDGVGVWRGLLAPIAAAAVLGWILVVTLQQFHVLLGVEESSPWRWIFPAGFGVAALLGMLWGLYLRAARRDVYDTIGAGANRGLISGTTGLAPTPAGR, from the coding sequence GTGTCTGAATCCCCTCGATCACACCCGGTCAGCCCGGTCCGGCAGGCGCTGGCAGCCAACCGGCTGGGCATCTTCGCGGTGATCGCTTTCATGATCGGCGCTGCCGCGCCGTTCACCGTCCTCGGCGGCGGCGCCCCGACGGGATGGGCCGTCACCGGCCTGCTCGGTATCCCGCTGGGCTACATGCTCATCGCCGTCGTGCTGTGTGTCTTCTCCATCGGCTACCTGGCGATGTCACGCCGGATCGTCAACTCCGGCGCGTTCTACACCTACGTCACCCACGGGCTCGGCCGGGTCGCGGGCGTCGCCGCTGCGGCGGTCGCGGTCCTCGCCTACTGCGCGATGGGCGACGGCCTCTACGGCGGCCTCGGCCCCGCCGGCACCGACTTCGTCGCGTCGCTCACCGGCTGGTCAGGGCCATGGTGGTTGTGGGCGCTGATCGGCTGGGCGATCATCACCGTCCTGGGCATCATGCCCGTCGACGCCGTCGGCAAAGTCCTGACCGTGCTGCTGCTCGCCGAGATCGGCGTGTCCCTGACCTACGCCATCGTCCAGATCGCCCACCCGGCCGGCGGACACGCCGAATACACCGCGATCGACCCGAGCCAGCTGCTCACCCCCGGAATCGGCGTCCTGCTGACCCTCGCGATCACCGGCTTCGTCGGATTCGAGGGCGGCCCGGTGCTGTCCGAAGAAACAAAAAATCCTGTCCGGACCGTACCGACGGCCACCTACAGCTCCCTGATCCTGATCGGCGGACTCTACGGCTTCGGCGCCCTGGCCATGACCGTCGCCGCCGGGCCCGCCAACATCGTCCAAGCCGCCACCGAACAGAGCACCAGCCTGATCTTCAACCTGACCGCCCCCTACGTCCCGGCCTGGCTCATCACCGTCGGACACGGTCTTTACTTCACCAGCCTGTTCGCCGCGACCCTGAGCTTCCACCAGTTCGTCACGCGCTACCTGTACGCGCTGGGCCGTGAACGGGTGCTGTTCCACGCCTTGGCCACCACCAGCGTGCGCAGCCGCATCCCCAAGACCGCGTCGCTGGTGCAGAGCGCCATCGCGTTCGCCGTGATCTGCCTGTTCGCGTACGCCGGCTGGGATCCGGTCGTCAACCTGTTCTTCTGGATCACCGTCACCGGCGGTCTCGGCGTGCTGATCCTCATGCTGATCACCTCGGTCGCCGTGTTCGCCTACTTCCTGCGCCGGACCAACCGTGACGGCGTCGGCGTCTGGCGCGGGCTGCTCGCCCCGATCGCCGCCGCAGCGGTGCTCGGCTGGATCCTGGTGGTCACCTTGCAGCAGTTCCACGTGCTGCTCGGCGTCGAGGAGTCCTCGCCCTGGCGGTGGATCTTCCCCGCCGGATTCGGCGTCGCGGCCCTGCTGGGCATGCTGTGGGGGCTGTACCTGCGGGCCGCTCGACGCGACGTGTACGACACGATCGGCGCCGGCGCCAACCGCGGCCTGATCAGCGGCACCACCGGCCTTGCCCCCACACCGGCCGGCCGGTGA
- a CDS encoding GNAT family N-acetyltransferase, translating into MTDADIMRVRRAQANDTDVSLVTGILADAFLHGDLAGWLVPDPDLRAHIYPPYFRMLAEHAIDHGLVELLGDNATALWYDLDHTPAPAIADYDVQLATITGTALTRFQQLDHAMHQHHPDPSGQPHAYLAFLAVRPGQQGKGLGAALLDHRHIAVDLLDRPAYLEATGPRNRALYRRHGYQPLEPYEVTRGGPPLFPMWRPPAAPKTRGVGSYPA; encoded by the coding sequence ATGACCGACGCCGACATCATGCGAGTACGCCGCGCCCAGGCAAACGACACCGACGTCAGCCTGGTCACCGGCATCCTCGCCGACGCGTTCTTGCACGGCGACCTCGCCGGCTGGCTCGTGCCCGACCCCGACCTGCGCGCCCACATCTACCCGCCCTACTTCCGGATGCTGGCCGAACACGCCATCGACCACGGTCTCGTCGAACTGCTCGGCGACAACGCCACCGCCCTCTGGTACGACCTCGACCACACCCCCGCACCGGCGATCGCCGACTACGACGTCCAGCTCGCCACGATCACCGGCACCGCCCTGACCCGCTTCCAGCAGCTCGACCACGCCATGCACCAGCACCACCCGGACCCGTCTGGCCAACCGCACGCCTACCTGGCGTTCCTGGCCGTACGCCCCGGCCAGCAAGGCAAAGGCCTCGGCGCCGCACTCCTCGATCACCGGCACATCGCGGTGGACCTGCTGGACCGGCCCGCCTACCTCGAAGCCACCGGACCGCGCAACCGGGCCCTCTACCGGCGGCACGGCTACCAGCCACTCGAACCGTACGAGGTGACCCGGGGCGGGCCGCCGCTGTTCCCGATGTGGCGGCCACCCGCCGCGCCCAAAACCCGGGGAGTCGGCAGCTACCCGGCCTGA
- a CDS encoding helix-turn-helix domain-containing protein, translated as MKPLTDETNAGTPPTEPTEPPHQPVRRLSAKARAALQEKAVRRYGEGASIRRICAETGRSYGFTHRLLTDAGVQMRRRGHHHGAGDNPGSPPPAN; from the coding sequence ATGAAACCCCTAACCGACGAGACGAACGCCGGCACACCACCGACCGAACCCACCGAGCCGCCCCACCAGCCGGTACGGCGGCTGTCGGCCAAGGCTCGCGCCGCTCTACAGGAAAAGGCTGTGCGCCGTTATGGCGAGGGCGCCTCCATCCGCAGGATCTGTGCCGAAACCGGACGCTCCTACGGTTTCACCCATCGGCTCCTCACCGACGCCGGCGTCCAAATGCGTAGACGCGGCCACCACCACGGAGCCGGTGACAACCCAGGCAGTCCCCCACCTGCTAACTAG